In Polynucleobacter ibericus, a genomic segment contains:
- the ttcA gene encoding tRNA 2-thiocytidine(32) synthetase TtcA, translating into MGDIRKVVFEENKLEKKLCRLVGQAIGDFGMIEDGDKVMVCVSGGKDSYAMLDILMKLRERAPIHFEIIAVNLDQKQPNFPAEILPNYLKSLGVQYHIEEQDTYSIVKRVIPEGKTTCGLCSRLRRGILYRVADELGATKIALGHHRDDILETLMLNMFYAGKLKGMPPKLRSDDGKHIVIRPLAYVPEKLLERYAADMNFPIIPCHLCGSQPNLQRQVMKEMLRDWEKKHPGRVENLFRSMHHIVPSHLMDSEAFDFKNLEISTELSGIAARSSGDKAIDEAELDELACGTIIQGTYNPPL; encoded by the coding sequence ATGGGCGATATTCGTAAAGTTGTCTTCGAAGAAAACAAGCTAGAGAAAAAACTCTGCCGCTTGGTAGGTCAGGCTATTGGTGACTTTGGCATGATTGAAGATGGCGACAAAGTAATGGTGTGTGTATCAGGCGGTAAAGATAGTTATGCCATGCTCGATATCTTGATGAAGTTGCGCGAACGTGCACCCATTCATTTTGAAATCATCGCAGTCAACTTGGACCAGAAGCAGCCTAATTTTCCTGCGGAAATATTGCCTAATTATTTGAAAAGTTTAGGCGTTCAATATCATATCGAAGAGCAAGATACATACAGCATTGTGAAGCGTGTGATTCCGGAAGGTAAAACTACCTGCGGATTGTGCTCACGTTTGCGTCGCGGAATTTTGTATCGTGTGGCTGATGAATTAGGGGCGACAAAAATTGCATTAGGTCATCACCGCGACGACATTCTAGAAACGCTGATGCTCAATATGTTTTATGCGGGAAAACTCAAAGGTATGCCTCCAAAGCTACGCTCTGATGATGGCAAGCATATTGTGATTCGCCCCTTGGCCTATGTTCCTGAAAAGTTGCTGGAGCGTTATGCAGCAGATATGAACTTCCCCATCATTCCATGTCATTTGTGTGGCAGTCAGCCTAATTTGCAGCGTCAGGTCATGAAAGAAATGCTGCGCGATTGGGAGAAAAAACATCCAGGCCGCGTAGAGAACCTTTTCCGATCAATGCATCACATTGTTCCGTCCCATTTGATGGATAGCGAAGCCTTTGATTTCAAAAATCTTGAGATTTCTACCGAGTTATCGGGCATTGCTGCTAGATCTTCAGGCGATAAGGCAATTGATGAGGCTGAACTAGACGAATTAGCCTGTGGAACCATCATTCAGGGGACTTATAATCCCCCTTTATGA
- the glmU gene encoding bifunctional UDP-N-acetylglucosamine diphosphorylase/glucosamine-1-phosphate N-acetyltransferase GlmU, whose translation MNIVILAAGQGKRMKSALPKVLQTLAGKPLLQHVLSTALSLQSKQTKNGPVVVVGHGAADVKIFLANASKEDASFSKVVTALQAEQKGTGHALLQALPKLDVQEPTLVLYGDVPLTTKKTLSKLAKLADGVRGQDCALALLTQNLSNPTGYGRIVRDADGSVKEIVEEKDASPAQKAIQEINTGIMVLPTNSLKKWLKALRASNAQGEYYLTDVIAMAVKDGVPIRTTHADDEFETVGVNSRDQLAALERLHQLNVAHQLMDAGVSLADPARIDVRGTLECGTDVSIDVGCVFEGCITLDAGTKIGPYCVIRNSVIGKGVAIHAYSHVDGAKVGNQSVIGPYARLRPGADLSNDVHIGNFVEVKNSKIAANSKANHLAYVGDSIVGSRVNIGAGTITCNYDGVNKHQTIIEDDVFIGSDTQLVAPVRVGRGATLGAGTTLTKDAPANQLTVSRAKQISLQWQRPVKQEKKSAPKKMPVKKAPVKKVVAKKAAPKKTITKTVVKKAVKKTVKGKK comes from the coding sequence ATGAATATCGTCATTTTGGCTGCTGGGCAAGGAAAGCGGATGAAATCCGCTCTGCCCAAGGTCCTGCAAACTTTAGCAGGCAAACCCCTACTTCAACATGTTCTCAGTACAGCGCTTTCACTGCAGAGTAAGCAGACTAAAAATGGACCTGTAGTTGTCGTTGGTCATGGAGCGGCAGACGTAAAAATATTCTTGGCAAATGCCAGCAAAGAAGATGCTAGCTTTAGCAAAGTAGTGACTGCACTACAGGCTGAGCAAAAGGGTACCGGTCACGCACTTTTACAAGCCCTACCTAAATTAGATGTTCAAGAACCAACTTTAGTTTTGTATGGCGACGTACCTCTCACCACTAAAAAGACACTCAGTAAATTAGCAAAATTGGCTGATGGCGTCAGAGGCCAAGATTGTGCGCTGGCATTGTTAACTCAGAACCTCAGCAACCCAACTGGCTATGGTCGTATTGTGCGTGATGCTGATGGCTCCGTAAAAGAGATTGTTGAAGAGAAAGACGCAAGCCCAGCACAAAAAGCAATTCAAGAAATTAATACCGGTATCATGGTATTGCCAACTAACTCATTGAAAAAATGGCTTAAGGCTTTACGTGCCAGCAATGCACAGGGTGAGTATTACTTGACCGACGTGATTGCCATGGCTGTCAAAGATGGTGTGCCCATTCGTACAACCCATGCCGATGATGAGTTTGAGACTGTTGGTGTGAACAGTCGGGATCAGCTGGCTGCGCTTGAGCGTTTGCATCAACTCAATGTTGCCCATCAATTAATGGATGCTGGCGTATCACTTGCAGACCCTGCACGCATAGATGTACGGGGCACTTTAGAGTGCGGCACAGATGTATCAATTGACGTGGGATGCGTCTTTGAGGGTTGCATTACCTTAGACGCTGGTACCAAGATTGGTCCTTATTGCGTGATTCGCAATAGCGTGATTGGTAAAGGTGTTGCTATTCATGCATACAGCCATGTGGATGGTGCAAAGGTAGGCAATCAATCTGTTATTGGCCCTTACGCACGTTTACGTCCTGGCGCAGACTTATCAAATGATGTACATATTGGCAACTTCGTAGAGGTAAAGAACAGCAAGATTGCTGCTAACAGCAAAGCCAATCATCTGGCCTATGTTGGAGACTCGATTGTGGGTTCACGCGTCAACATTGGCGCTGGCACGATTACTTGCAACTACGATGGTGTGAATAAACACCAAACGATTATTGAAGATGATGTCTTCATTGGTTCTGATACCCAACTGGTTGCGCCAGTGCGCGTTGGACGAGGCGCTACCTTAGGTGCAGGTACAACGCTTACTAAGGATGCACCAGCAAATCAACTGACCGTATCAAGAGCAAAGCAAATATCTTTGCAATGGCAGCGCCCTGTGAAGCAAGAAAAAAAGAGCGCCCCAAAAAAGATGCCGGTAAAGAAGGCCCCAGTCAAGAAGGTAGTCGCAAAAAAAGCGGCACCTAAAAAAACAATTACTAAAACAGTTGTTAAGAAGGCAGTCAAAAAAACTGTAAAGGGTAAAAAATAA
- a CDS encoding dihydroneopterin aldolase, protein MHAILSHPALIDCRRLFLRDYEIYINIGVHDFEKKAEQRVILNVDLYIPMAMNTPTNDQLDEVVDYDFMRETIKARASKGHIHLQETFCDDIVAAMLVHPKVLAACVSTSKPDVYPDCHSVGVEVFRIKAS, encoded by the coding sequence ATGCACGCTATTCTTTCTCATCCAGCCCTTATTGACTGTCGTCGTTTATTTTTACGTGACTATGAGATCTATATCAACATCGGCGTTCATGACTTTGAGAAAAAAGCAGAGCAACGCGTTATTTTGAATGTTGATCTCTATATTCCAATGGCTATGAATACGCCAACAAATGATCAATTAGATGAGGTGGTAGATTACGACTTCATGCGCGAGACCATTAAGGCTAGAGCCTCTAAGGGTCATATTCATTTGCAAGAAACCTTCTGCGATGACATCGTGGCAGCAATGTTAGTGCACCCTAAAGTATTGGCTGCATGTGTCAGTACGTCTAAGCCTGATGTCTATCCAGATTGTCATTCAGTAGGTGTAGAAGTATTTCGCATTAAGGCTTCTTAA
- a CDS encoding SDR family oxidoreductase produces MNPSSKPPSQQVKAVLVTGAAKRLGREIALQFARQGWDVAVHYGRSAQEATATVEEIGAFGVKVRAFQADLTSEAATKDLFLAVSNAFPNLDCLVNSASLFEYDRANSNTPLSGKSLQEHMQVNLTAPILLSQLMFEHQKNKAITSGIMSTVIPAVIQLLDQKLINLNPDYLSYTLSKAALLTSVELLAMDFAPYLRVVGLAPGISLPSGDQTIDGFSKAHQMTPLGKSSTPADIAKAAVFLAESGAITGTTLYVDGGQHLLPSSRDVMFKTN; encoded by the coding sequence TTGAACCCTAGTTCAAAGCCCCCATCCCAGCAAGTAAAAGCAGTTTTAGTGACTGGCGCCGCAAAGCGTCTCGGTCGAGAAATTGCCTTGCAGTTTGCCCGTCAAGGCTGGGATGTTGCCGTCCATTATGGGCGATCAGCTCAAGAGGCTACTGCAACTGTTGAGGAAATTGGGGCATTCGGGGTGAAAGTGCGGGCCTTTCAGGCGGACTTGACCAGTGAAGCCGCTACCAAGGACCTTTTCTTGGCTGTTAGTAATGCTTTCCCCAATCTAGATTGTTTAGTAAACAGTGCATCCCTTTTTGAATATGATCGCGCCAACTCAAATACTCCATTGAGTGGAAAAAGTTTGCAAGAACATATGCAGGTCAATTTGACCGCGCCAATTTTGTTATCTCAATTGATGTTCGAGCATCAAAAAAATAAAGCAATCACATCTGGAATAATGTCGACTGTTATTCCAGCAGTTATTCAATTGCTAGATCAAAAGTTGATCAATCTCAACCCAGATTATTTGTCATACACATTATCTAAGGCTGCGTTACTCACTTCTGTGGAATTATTAGCGATGGATTTTGCACCCTATTTGCGAGTAGTTGGATTGGCTCCTGGCATTTCTTTGCCATCAGGCGACCAGACGATTGATGGTTTTTCTAAAGCACATCAAATGACGCCCTTAGGAAAATCCTCAACGCCTGCTGATATTGCAAAAGCAGCAGTATTTTTAGCAGAATCTGGCGCTATTACTGGCACCACTTTATATGTAGATGGTGGGCAACATCTACTACCTTCATCACGTGATGTGATGTTTAAAACCAATTAA